In the Clostridiales bacterium genome, TGCTTGCGTTTGGCTCACATACGCTGTTTGACGCAAATTCCTTACGGTCTTGCGACGTTTTTTGGTTAGAATATGGTTTTTGCCTTGCTGACCTCTTTTCAGCTTGCCGCCGCCTGTTACTCTAAATCGCTTTTTGGCGCCGGTATGACTTCTCATTTTGGGCATGGTTATTAGTCCTCCGTAAATTTTACTTTGCTGCTTTCATAGGCGAGAGCATCATCAAAATGCTTCTGCCTTCTTTATACGCGTTTTTGTCCACCACTGCGACATCTTTCAAAAGCTCATAAAACCTTTTCATTACTTCTATGCCTTGGTCCGAAAACGCTTGCTGGCGTCCCCTCATCCTTATTGAGACCTTGACCTTGTCGCCGTTTTTCAAAAACTTGGACGCTTGGCGGGCTTTTGTTTCAAGGTCGTGTTTGTCAATAGTCATGGACAGCCATATTTCTTTTAATTCGCTTGTCTTTTGGTTTTTTTTCGCATCCTTTTCCCTCTTAGCCGCGTCAAATCTGTATTTGCCATAATCCATTATCTTGCAAACAGGCGGATTGGCGTTGGGAGCCACCTTTACCAAATCCAGATTTTTTTGGTCAGCCAGTTTTAAGGCTTCTTGCGTCGGCATTATGCCAACTTGTTTTCCGTCAACATCAATAACCCTTACTTCGCGGTCGCGGATTTTGTCATTGAT is a window encoding:
- the rpmI gene encoding 50S ribosomal protein L35, coding for MPKMRSHTGAKKRFRVTGGGKLKRGQQGKNHILTKKRRKTVRNLRQTAYVSQTQASTIKKMIQG
- a CDS encoding translation initiation factor IF-3: MNDKIRDREVRVIDVDGKQVGIMPTQEALKLADQKNLDLVKVAPNANPPVCKIMDYGKYRFDAAKREKDAKKNQKTSELKEIWLSMTIDKHDLETKARQASKFLKNGDKVKVSIRMRGRQQAFSDQGIEVMKRFYELLKDVAVVDKNAYKEGRSILMMLSPMKAAK